A DNA window from Zonotrichia albicollis isolate bZonAlb1 chromosome 2, bZonAlb1.hap1, whole genome shotgun sequence contains the following coding sequences:
- the LOC102075355 gene encoding G-protein coupled receptor 183-like, whose amino-acid sequence MEMALVEDVLLLTNLTSSNQSSCNVHNQYFSTKVIFSLFYTILLVFGACGNILALCITFQRRKKKLNSTNLYLVNLALSDALFTLALPGRIAYYILESDWPLGDWVCRITAFLFYMNTYVSIYFMTCVSVDRYVAVVRTRHPGRIRKMSRARAICVLIWALVFLQTAPLLLRPMTRRMGDKLTCMEYFNFEEIPNLPYLLLVACMLGFFLPVGIILVCYVRINLKLCQTAKENPLTVKNGHHHRAFTVILVVLLAVLLCFSPYHLNIVQFMVRKILYQPSCREQQAFKMSLQITVAFMNLNCCIDPIIYFFAFRGYKRRLLRIFRNSGSLATSSTAKTPSESNSNSQPPASSSV is encoded by the coding sequence ATGGAGATGGCTCTTGTGGAGGACGTGCTCCTGCTCACCAACCTCACCTCCAGCAACCAGAGCAGCTGCAACGTGCACAACCAATACTTCTCAACCAAAGTCATCTTCTCCCTTTTCTACACCATCCTGCTGGTGTTCGGTGCCTGTGGGAATATCCTGGCCCTCTGTATCACCTTCCAGCGCAGGAAGAAGAAACTCAACTCCACCAACCTCTACCTGGTGAACCTGGCGCTCTCCGATGCCCTCTTCACCCTGGCACTGCCGGGCAGGATCGCCTACTACATCCTGGAGTCTGACTGGCCCTTGGGGGACTGGGTCTGTCGGATCACAGCTTTCCTTTTCTACATGAACACCTACGTGAGCATCTACTTCATGACCTGCGTGAGCGTGGACCGCTACGTGGCCGTGGTGCGCACCCGGCACCCCGGCAGGATTCGGAAGATGAGCCGGGccagggccatctgtgtcctcatCTGGGCCTTGGTGTTCCTGCAGACAGCTCCGCTGCTCCTGCGGCCCATGACGCGTAGGATGGGAGACAAGCTGACCTGCATGGAGTACTTCAACTTCGAGGAGATTCCCAATCTGCCCTACCTGCTCCTGGTGGCCTGCATGCTTGGCTTCTTCCTGCCTGTGGGAATCATCTTGGTGTGCTATGTGAGGATCAACCTCAAGCTCTGCCAGACGGCCAAGGAGAACCCGCTGACGGTGAAAAATGGGCACCACCACCGGGCCTTCACTGTCAtcttggtggttctgctggctgtcctgctctgcttcaGCCCCTACCACCTCAACATTGTCCAGTTCATGGTCAGGAAGATCCTCTACCAGCCGTCCTGCCGTGAGCAGCAAGCCTTCAAGATGTCCCTGCAAATCACGGTGGCGTTCATGAACCTCAACTGCTGCATCGACCCCATCATTTACTTCTTCGCCTTCCGGGGCTACAAGCGGAGGCTGCTCCGCATCTTCAGGAACAGCGGCTCCCTGGCCACCTCCTCCACTGCCAAGACCCCCTCGGAGAGCAACAGCAACAGCCAGCCGCCCGCCTCCAGCTCCGTCTAG